The Bacteroidota bacterium genome segment GTTGTAATACACGATAAGTTGACGAACCTTGAAAGTAACCTGGTGTAGGATGCCTGTGTATATATCCCCGGTTCAGTTATCGTCCATGAGTTTTGAGGCCAACTGGTATTCCAGTCTTTATAGGATTTCTGAATGGGCTGATTTAGCGGAGGTGTAACAAGTGCCGCATTACAAAGAGAGTTTAACGAGGCGCATCCGGAAGGGCAGCAGCCATCAACTGCATATGTAGGGTTGGGTCCACCAGGTACATAACCGGGAGCCGGACCGTAAGTGGATGTTCCAACCCTGTCCCAATAAGAGCTTCCGTCCGCAAACCAGGTATGATAAAATTCATTGATCGAATTCTCCGCTCCATAATTTCCCATATTACTCAGGTAACAAAATGCGGTCGGGTTCACACCATGGAAATAATTTACAAATCCCAAAGCGGCGTTTATGTAATTTGTATTGTTGGGTGCATCAAGGTTATAGGAGATCATATTGCCGAACATGATCCCTTGCCGCCCTTTAGTTGTGTTGCTTCCCCATGTGTAATTATTATTTGAAAGGTAAGCGCGGTAAGCATCTGTTTGATTGGTATAAGCCGGCAGGTTATCAGCATTTCCCGACTGTATCGAATTCTTATAAGCATTTTTTATGGCAGTTGAAACGGAAGCTGTAGCATTATTCAAGGACGCATAATACAAAAGTATGTCTTGTTGCCCGCTTTCGAATGGGTAAGCATAGCCCCACGCGATAAGGTGCATTTGCGTATAATTGTTGTCGATAAACGCTTTGTAAGTCGCGTTTCCCGTATTCGCGAATAAAAATACCGCTGCCGCCATATGCCTGATCGAACGATCGTATGCCGACACCTCCTGCTCGCCGGCTCCTACAAGGCCTGTATTGCTAAATGTAATATTTGGATTCGCAACAGCCCAGTTCCAGGCTTTAACTGCTGCTGTCTGTAAAGTATTGGCATATGCTGTTTGTCCAATGTTTGTGTATTGTATGGCACCAAGTGCGAATAATGCCGATGCGGAAAATGAAGCCGACGTAGTTGCCGGTCCATATACACGTTGGCCGTTATCGCTTGAAGGCGGACTGCCACTTCCTGAATTTGCTTCGCCTACAATGCTCAATTCAGAGCCATCATTGTTCTGCATTTTCAACAACCAATCTAATTCATATTTAACTTCATCAAGTATATCCGGGATACCATTACCTGATTCGGGAATGTTATAATCATCCGTCCAAACAGTTGGGTTTTGGGAATAGGCCAGCATCAGATCTGTCATTGTTTCAAAAGTGAAATTCACATATTTATTATAATCGCCCGCGTCATGCCATCCACCTGAAAGGTCTTTGGATGTGGATGAATTGTTGTTATATAAACGGCAATCCTTATCCTGTAAGCTTCCAATATGGCAGGAGGCATCAGTCCATCCTGTTTGTGCATAAGGAGCTACTTTGGGTGTTCCGCAACGCTGGTAATAATACACCCGCAGCGCTTGCTTTAATGTTGTGAGATAAATGCAATCACTGATGTCGAATTTATAAGAACCAACATTGTTTGTTACGTCAAACACATAGTAGGAGCCAGCGGAGGTATAGGAAGAAAAATCGAACCACCATACTTTGTCGCCGCTTTGACTGTGAGTGCTGCCGCCATTCCATGCTATGGGAGTTCCCGAAAAAACAACAGTGTCATCGCCCCAGCGTCTTAATTGATAATTTGTTCCGGGGCTGAACGGACTTACCGAGTTGTATCCGGTTTGTGGATTACTTATAACGGCAATTTTTTTATCACTTGTTCTGTAGCCGAACTGGTCGATCTTTATATGGTTATCAACTGTCACCGGACCCGCTGACAAGACACCTGATAAAAGGAATAATGCAGAAGTGATTTTAATTAGCATGTTTTTCATTGAATAGATTTTAAATTAATGGGTGCCATTCACATATTTGTATTTTTACTGTCTCCCTTTGGGGAAATCTGACTGACTGCGGAAGCTGTCGCACTGTGTTTGCACACTGATCGCTGTCGAGATATTACTTCCACAAAACCTTGCAGCCTGGCAAAAGCGTTTTGATGATATTTACATCATCTTCATTAAGGGAGTTTCCCCGTGCGTCCAGCATACTAAGGCTTTTTAGGTAACAAACATGATCGGAAATTTTCGAAAATTTGTTATTCTTTATGGATAAGTACTGAAGATTTTTTAAATGATAAACTGACACCGGTAGATTCTCAAGTGAGTTATTATCCAACACTAACTCTTCAAGTCCATCGAGCTTTCCGAAATTTTTTGGAATTTCTTTAAGGCCGCATTGTACAAGTGTTAATGATCTTAAATTTTTGAGTAGTGAAAGCTCTTTAGGAAGAGTATCAAGAATGGTATTATAAACCAATAACTCACTCAATGCGTTCATATACCCTATGGAGTGGGGTAGTGTAAGTGTGTCTTTATTACTCTGAATGTGAAATGTTTTTAGCCGGTTCAGGTAACCAATTTCGGTTGGTAATGAATCCAGTTTGGTGTCATATATTTCCAGGTGCATCAGGCTGCTCATGTTCCCAAAGCCTTTTGGTAATGAACTGATCTCATTACCCCGTGTTGAAAAATACATCAGACTTTTGAAATTACTCATCTCTTCAGGAAGCGTGGTAATGTTGTCGTTGTTCAAAATCAAGGCCTGAAGATTGGTGAGCTTGCCGAACTTTGCGTATAGTTTTGGGTCGAGGGTCTGGTTGGTAAGATTTAATTTGTAAACCCGTTCATTATCCTTAAGAGCATCTTTCAGATCTTTATAAACAGGAGCGTTCTGAGGACCATAAATATCAAATGGAGTTTGAATTGTATTTTGCGCGCATGCAATTTTCCCGGCTAATGAAAGAGCTATAAGGAAAAATTTCTGCATACAATATCTAATTTTCTCTGCAATAGAACCTTATCCCTTGGAAAGGGGAGAAAGATGTTAAAGTCCAAAACTAAATCCCATTCTTATTATCGGATTTCCATAAGGCGAATATTTCGACTCATTAATATTCCATAAAGCCATAATAGTCATGTATGATCGTCCTCCCAAAGCCTGCCGGAATCCACCGCCAACGTAAATATTTTCAATATTCGTTCTTGTGCCTGGAAAGTCGTAGGAGTCAACATTCAGTAACTCATATTCTGCATGAGCGAAAATATTTTCAAGCACATAAAATCTTCCAAAAACACTTGCCCCGTAAATACTTGAACTGAATCGAAGCGCTCTATAATTGTAGTATATGTAAGTAGCCCCAATACCGGCCGCCAAACGTTCGGTTATTCTGTATCCAATGATTGGGGAAATATTGACAACAGTAATACTCCCAAACTGAGCACCGATATTTCCACCTACAAATACTTTGTTCCATTGAAAGCCTTTTTGTGTGTCATTTGCCGGTTTAATAATCGGGTCTTGTGCAAAGGCATTTAAATCAGAAAGACAAAGCAACAATATAAACCAGACAATTATTTTTTTCATCTCCATGTAAAATTAAGAAAATACAGCGGTATATTCGTGTAACATTTTAAAGTTTATATATGAACATAATTGTAACAGGTGCCAGNNNNNAAAATAATTGCATTGTCGAGAAATAAAGGTGCGCTTGAGAAGCTGAAGAGAGAGTGCAATAAAAGCAACGTATATATTGTTGCGGTTGATCTGGCCGATAAGAACATGAAAAAAAAACTGATTCCGCTTATACAAAAGCAATTTAAATTTATTGACGTTCTTATCAATAATGCAGGTGCCATTGTCAATAAATCCATTCAAAATACAAGTGATAAGGATTTGGAAAACGTGTACAATGTAAATGTATTAAGTGTTTTTAAGCTTGTTCGTGATCTGATCCCGTTACTGAAAAAAGCGAAGAGGGGTTCACATATTGTCAATATAAGCAGCATGGGTGGAGTACAGGGAAGTGTGAAGTTTTCAGGGCTTTCCGCATATAGTTCAAGTAAAGGAGCAGTTGCAGTATTGACCGAATGTCTTGCTGAGGAACTAAAACAGTATAATATCTCCGTAAATTGTCTTGCGCTCGGTTCCGTTCAAACCGAAATGCTCCGGAAAGCCTTTCCCCATTACAAAGCACCATTATCTGCGACTCAAATGGCTGATTATGTTGCAACCTTCGCTTTAACGGGCAATCAGCACTTTAATGGTAAAATACTTCCGGTTTCCATTTCAATCCCATAGTTTTTTTACCTGATTATGAGGTTATTACAATATTTTATGCAGAATATGTTTGCAGATCAACAGAAACCACATACATTTGCAACCCTTTTAAGAAAACGTTCCTTAAAAAAAGACAAATATTTTAATAACAATTTGTAAATAATATTTGCAGATTAATAAAACGTTTGTAGCTTTGCCCTCCCTTTAAAAAAGGGATTAAGTAAAGTTCTTGTATCGATTAATATTTTAGGTTCCTTCAATGGAATAATATATTAAACGTTCTTTGAAAATATTGAAGCAAATAAAAAGGAATAGAGTAAGTATCCTTTGATTACAAATTCTTATTT includes the following:
- a CDS encoding glycoside hydrolase family 9 protein yields the protein MKNMLIKITSALFLLSGVLSAGPVTVDNHIKIDQFGYRTSDKKIAVISNPQTGYNSVSPFSPGTNYQLRRWGDDTVVFSGTPIAWNGGSTHSQSGDKVWWFDFSSYTSAGSYYVFDVTNNVGSYKFDISDCIYLTTLKQALRVYYYQRCGTPKVAPYAQTGWTDASCHIGSLQDKDCRLYNNNSSTSKDLSGGWHDAGDYNKYVNFTFETMTDLMLAYSQNPTVWTDDYNIPESGNGIPDILDEVKYELDWLLKMQNNDGSELSIVGEANSGSGSPPSSDNGQRVYGPATTSASFSASALFALGAIQYTNIGQTAYANTLQTAAVKAWNWAVANPNITFSNTGLVGAGEQEVSAYDRSIRHMAAAVFLFANTGNATYKAFIDNNYTQMHLIAWGYAYPFESGQQDILLYYASLNNATASVSTAIKNAYKNSIQSGNADNLPAYTNQTDAYRAYLSNNNYTWGSNTTKGRQGIMFGNMISYNLDAPNNTNYINAALGFVNYFHGVNPTAFCYLSNMGNYGAENSINEFYHTWFADGSSYWDRVGTSTYGPAPGYVPGGPNPTYAVDGCCPSGCASLNSLCNAALVTPPLNQPIQKSYKDWNTSWPQNSWTITEPGIYTQASYTRLLSRFVNLSCITTGIDYITLNDLTAEIYPNPGNSSINLNLKNTHGSFTRVYIKDLLGRIVYFRTEANHSPDHTIEIAIHDLTNGIYFAEIENRNTKVIRKFVKE
- a CDS encoding SDR family oxidoreductase; its protein translation is MSRNKGALEKLKRECNKSNVYIVAVDLADKNMKKKLIPLIQKQFKFIDVLINNAGAIVNKSIQNTSDKDLENVYNVNVLSVFKLVRDLIPLLKKAKRGSHIVNISSMGGVQGSVKFSGLSAYSSSKGAVAVLTECLAEELKQYNISVNCLALGSVQTEMLRKAFPHYKAPLSATQMADYVATFALTGNQHFNGKILPVSISIP